In Marinimicrobium koreense, the following are encoded in one genomic region:
- a CDS encoding tryptophan halogenase family protein, whose amino-acid sequence MDNRVRKVMIVGGGTAGWMAAAAMAKVLKNQYCDIQLVESDSIGTVGVGEATIPQIQLFNQMLGLDENEFIRRTQGTFKLGIQFVNWGHIGERYLHAFGEVGKDMEGVQFYHYWLKLFQAGEAPNIDAYTLNCQAVEQGRFMRPVDAGNSPLSRIAYAFHFDAARYAMFLRDYAMERGVRRREGKIERVSLRPDDGFIESITLDDGETLEADLFIDCSGFRGLLIEQALKTGYEKWSRWLPCDRAVAVPCAKVAEPVPYTRSTAHSAGWQWRIPLQHRTGNGHVYCSQFISDDEAADTLLKNLDGEPLADPKFIRFTTGKRLKFWNKNCVALGLASGFMEPLESTSIHLVQSGIAKLMSLFPNRNFDQEDIDEYNRQVDFEYTRIRDFLIAHYHVTQRDDSEFWNYCRTMDVPDTLKQKMNHYRKNGRIFRTNEELFNETSWLEVMHGQGLKAEGYHPIVDTLSKDEIARRLESIRNVINKSVEYMPMHSEFIAKHCAAPANTE is encoded by the coding sequence ATGGACAACCGTGTTCGTAAAGTGATGATCGTTGGTGGTGGCACCGCCGGCTGGATGGCCGCAGCGGCAATGGCCAAGGTTCTGAAGAACCAGTACTGCGACATCCAATTGGTGGAGTCGGACTCGATCGGCACGGTCGGCGTAGGGGAAGCGACCATCCCCCAGATTCAGCTGTTCAACCAGATGCTCGGCCTGGATGAGAATGAATTCATCCGACGCACCCAGGGAACCTTTAAGTTGGGGATTCAGTTCGTCAACTGGGGGCACATCGGCGAGCGGTACCTTCATGCGTTTGGTGAAGTCGGCAAGGATATGGAGGGCGTGCAGTTTTACCACTACTGGCTAAAACTGTTCCAGGCCGGCGAAGCCCCCAATATCGACGCCTACACGCTGAACTGTCAGGCGGTCGAACAGGGGCGGTTCATGCGTCCGGTGGACGCAGGGAATTCGCCCTTATCCCGCATTGCCTATGCATTTCACTTTGATGCGGCCCGCTACGCCATGTTCCTGCGAGACTACGCCATGGAACGCGGAGTGCGTCGTCGGGAAGGCAAAATCGAGCGGGTATCGCTCCGTCCGGATGACGGGTTTATCGAATCAATTACCCTGGATGACGGTGAAACCCTGGAAGCCGATCTGTTTATCGATTGCTCCGGCTTCAGAGGGCTGCTGATAGAGCAGGCGCTGAAAACAGGCTACGAGAAGTGGTCGCGCTGGCTGCCCTGCGATCGCGCGGTGGCCGTCCCATGCGCTAAAGTGGCGGAGCCGGTGCCCTATACTCGCTCCACCGCTCATTCGGCGGGCTGGCAGTGGCGAATTCCCCTGCAGCATCGCACCGGCAACGGCCATGTTTATTGCAGTCAATTTATCAGTGACGATGAAGCGGCGGATACCCTGTTGAAGAACCTGGATGGTGAGCCCCTGGCGGATCCGAAGTTCATTCGCTTCACCACCGGAAAACGCTTGAAATTCTGGAATAAAAACTGTGTGGCACTGGGGCTGGCCAGTGGTTTTATGGAGCCGTTGGAGTCCACCAGCATTCATCTGGTGCAGTCCGGGATCGCCAAATTGATGAGCCTGTTTCCAAACCGGAATTTTGATCAGGAAGATATCGACGAATACAACCGCCAGGTGGATTTCGAATATACCCGCATCCGGGACTTCCTGATCGCCCACTATCACGTAACCCAGCGCGACGACTCCGAGTTCTGGAATTACTGTCGGACCATGGATGTACCCGATACCCTGAAACAGAAAATGAATCACTATCGGAAAAACGGTCGCATCTTCCGCACCAATGAAGAACTGTTCAACGAGACCAGTTGGCTGGAGGTGATGCACGGTCAGGGCCTGAAGGCGGAAGGCTACCACCCGATTGTAGATACTCTGTCGAAAGATGAAATTGCCCGACGCCTGGAGAGTATTCGCAATGTGATCAACAAATCCGTGGAATACATGCCCATGCACTCGGAATTTATCGCCAAACACTGCGCAGCGCCCGCCAACACCGAGTAG
- a CDS encoding tryptophan 7-halogenase, translating to MDKANLEHLVVVGNGLVAAGTVVTLARFLSRYGARVTWIRTGEDDVSPVEVAQPPFLEWLAMVGLPERDLMVRAQGLFSLGVLGQGTKGEFFMPYGRHGIPAAPASFEHEFFRACAPDKQARFNEHFLATQAARRGRFDFPVNDPRSVKSTLRYGMNLDKGAMRTLLAEYADSLGVSAVRCTRLSVEADPQFGIQRLRLDDDESVQGDFYLDATGDEALLIGQGLGVPLEEASALWSYHWVGRGGTTLDWMPYSTLTQQVWGWQRAVDTQQSGVVERWVSPGETAEQATAKMQSQDCDWVKYPLQWGQRETPWRHNCLALGRAAGQPGELLCSEWHRACQSLLLWLELLPDAAGRPALRSEFNRRDRALFESWRELHELLILAGDPRSEAVTESLRWRLQVFESFGRLWRRDQEPLPDETQLALLIGLGWRSASADNLLAEASPEDLRRKHQRIYDTLVSAAERMPTLKQVIQHHCPAVV from the coding sequence ATGGATAAAGCCAACCTGGAGCACCTTGTGGTCGTGGGTAACGGACTGGTCGCCGCCGGGACGGTGGTGACACTGGCACGGTTTCTCTCCCGCTATGGCGCTCGTGTGACCTGGATTCGCACGGGCGAAGACGATGTTTCACCCGTGGAAGTCGCTCAGCCGCCTTTTCTGGAGTGGCTGGCGATGGTCGGGTTGCCGGAACGGGACCTGATGGTTCGCGCCCAGGGACTGTTTTCTCTCGGAGTCTTGGGCCAGGGGACCAAGGGCGAATTCTTCATGCCCTATGGCCGCCATGGAATCCCGGCCGCGCCGGCCAGTTTCGAGCATGAGTTTTTCCGGGCCTGCGCCCCGGACAAGCAGGCCCGTTTTAATGAGCATTTCCTGGCTACCCAGGCGGCGCGACGGGGGCGGTTTGATTTCCCGGTCAATGATCCTCGCTCGGTCAAATCCACACTGCGCTACGGGATGAACCTCGACAAAGGCGCAATGCGAACGCTGTTGGCCGAGTATGCGGATTCTCTGGGCGTGTCTGCGGTACGCTGCACCCGGTTGAGCGTCGAAGCGGATCCGCAGTTCGGCATTCAGCGTTTACGCCTGGATGATGACGAGTCGGTGCAGGGCGATTTTTACCTGGACGCGACGGGCGACGAGGCGTTACTGATTGGGCAGGGTTTGGGCGTGCCATTGGAGGAGGCGTCCGCTCTGTGGTCGTACCACTGGGTGGGCCGGGGTGGAACAACCTTGGACTGGATGCCCTACAGTACATTGACTCAACAGGTTTGGGGCTGGCAGCGCGCGGTAGATACTCAGCAAAGCGGGGTCGTGGAGCGATGGGTATCGCCGGGTGAGACTGCCGAGCAAGCCACAGCAAAAATGCAATCCCAAGACTGCGATTGGGTGAAATATCCGCTGCAGTGGGGGCAGCGCGAAACGCCCTGGCGGCATAACTGCCTGGCCCTGGGCCGGGCGGCGGGACAGCCCGGGGAGCTACTCTGTTCGGAGTGGCATCGTGCCTGTCAGTCACTCCTGCTATGGCTTGAGCTGTTGCCGGATGCGGCCGGCCGGCCCGCGCTTCGTAGCGAATTCAACCGACGGGACCGGGCGCTGTTTGAAAGCTGGCGGGAACTGCACGAATTGCTGATCCTCGCTGGTGACCCCCGATCAGAGGCGGTGACCGAATCGCTGCGCTGGCGCCTTCAGGTGTTTGAATCCTTTGGCCGGCTCTGGCGCCGGGATCAGGAGCCCCTGCCGGATGAAACCCAGTTGGCATTGCTGATCGGGCTGGGCTGGCGTTCCGCCTCGGCGGACAATCTGCTTGCGGAAGCGTCGCCGGAAGACCTGCGGCGCAAGCATCAACGTATCTATGACACACTGGTGTCGGCGGCCGAACGCATGCCGACCCTGAAACAGGTGATTCAACACCACTGCCCGGCAGTGGTGTGA
- a CDS encoding tryptophan halogenase family protein codes for MTVGPQRIVIVGGGTAGWMSAAALARLLPSRVSLQLIESEQIGTVGVGEATIPHIRYFNALLGIDEREFIHATQATYKLAIEFVGWGRETSRYLHPFSAFGGDIDGIDFHHYWLRTRDEWPELNLDAFSLAAQAARLGRFAPPPEHSEFGYGYAFHLDASRYAGYLRAYAEQRGVTRTEGRIQSVIPRESDGGVAALTLESGERIEGDLFIDCSGFRSLLLGQTLGVPFNSWKHWLPCDRAVAIASGALSEPPSFTRSTATTTGWQWRIPLQERTGNGQVYDSRSISDDEACAQLIGSLNGAPQSDPNLIRFEAGARARSWDKNVIAIGLSSGFLEPLESTSIYLIQMAVFKLVEFFHNSKSGAVGREAFNRWMSLEYERVRDFIILHYHLNQREDSEFWQDCAHMSVPEGLQRKIALFKESATIEFYDQGLFAPPSWLAVYLGQGLNPEAIDPRVAQQPVASLKGPLEQLANHLNRTAQALPLHREVLARGGVAPSAAAPMSLYGGRYG; via the coding sequence ATGACGGTAGGACCCCAGCGTATTGTCATCGTGGGCGGCGGCACGGCGGGCTGGATGAGCGCTGCGGCATTGGCACGGTTGCTACCCTCCCGTGTAAGCCTACAACTGATTGAGTCCGAGCAGATCGGCACCGTCGGTGTCGGTGAGGCTACGATTCCACACATCCGCTATTTCAACGCGTTGTTGGGCATTGATGAGCGCGAGTTCATTCACGCGACTCAGGCGACCTACAAGCTGGCCATTGAATTTGTTGGCTGGGGACGCGAGACCAGCCGTTATCTGCATCCCTTCAGTGCGTTTGGTGGTGATATCGACGGCATCGACTTCCATCATTACTGGTTGCGCACCCGGGATGAGTGGCCCGAGCTTAACCTGGATGCATTTTCTCTGGCGGCACAGGCCGCCCGGCTCGGCCGCTTTGCGCCGCCGCCCGAGCACTCTGAATTCGGCTATGGTTATGCGTTCCACCTGGATGCTTCCCGCTACGCAGGGTATCTGCGTGCGTATGCGGAGCAGCGTGGTGTTACCCGCACCGAAGGTCGGATACAGTCGGTTATTCCGCGCGAGTCTGATGGTGGTGTTGCGGCGCTCACCCTGGAGTCCGGAGAGCGCATCGAGGGTGATCTGTTTATTGACTGCTCCGGCTTTCGTTCGCTGTTACTGGGGCAGACACTGGGTGTGCCATTCAACAGCTGGAAGCACTGGCTCCCCTGTGACCGGGCCGTGGCGATCGCCAGTGGTGCGCTTTCAGAGCCGCCATCGTTCACGCGCTCGACGGCTACCACCACCGGGTGGCAATGGCGTATCCCTTTGCAGGAGCGCACCGGTAATGGCCAGGTATACGACAGTCGGTCCATCAGTGACGATGAGGCTTGCGCCCAATTGATTGGCTCGCTCAACGGCGCACCTCAGAGCGACCCCAACCTGATTCGCTTTGAGGCGGGGGCGAGGGCGCGCAGTTGGGATAAAAACGTCATTGCCATTGGGCTATCCAGCGGCTTTCTGGAACCGTTGGAGTCCACCAGTATCTACCTGATTCAAATGGCCGTTTTCAAACTGGTGGAATTCTTCCACAATAGCAAAAGTGGCGCGGTGGGGCGCGAGGCGTTCAACCGCTGGATGAGTCTGGAGTATGAGCGGGTTCGGGACTTCATCATTCTGCACTACCACCTCAATCAACGCGAAGACTCGGAATTCTGGCAGGACTGTGCCCACATGTCGGTACCCGAGGGGCTGCAGCGCAAAATCGCCCTGTTCAAGGAGTCCGCGACAATCGAGTTTTACGATCAGGGATTGTTTGCGCCCCCCAGTTGGCTCGCCGTTTATCTGGGGCAGGGACTGAATCCCGAGGCGATTGACCCTCGGGTCGCCCAGCAACCGGTTGCCTCGCTCAAGGGGCCGCTGGAGCAGTTGGCGAACCACCTGAATCGCACTGCCCAGGCCCTGCCTCTGCATCGGGAGGTGTTGGCCCGTGGAGGTGTTGCACCCAGTGCGGCGGCTCCCATGAGTCTATACGGAGGCCGCTATGGATAA
- a CDS encoding TonB-dependent receptor, with amino-acid sequence MVYRDNVKKGITFKKSMLAMCVMAMGSPSLAQNASEESPLLEEIVVSGVRQNLENAQDIKRNADTFVDAISAEDIGSLPDRSVLEAMQRMPGVSIERFQAPDDPDHFGVEGSGAVIRGMSATRSEFNGRDSFTANSGRGLNFQDVPPELMAGVDLYKNQSADMIEGGIGGTVSLKTRKPFDQDGQMIAFTGDVSYGDMAEEASPTVSALYSNRWMTEDLGEFGLLVNASYSELIGTSHGIQSDAFVKYQAATLGAPESVAMEDGQVWMTNGSNFFTKEDDRVRQGFAAAVQWASPDETLEATAEFLRSDARLSWKENAVKYQGGYGEENDDGTVSESRRARPYPGTEFAFDSDSIFESGYITDGGGWRGGEGRVPRGWEGEGDAPEGYATTNDYFGQKFQADTRYKDTRTIVDDLSFNVKWTPSDAWEFEGDLQFVDATTEDDDLQVASGLYALQNFSLLGDTPRLAIVEPWDGRRDANPEWYDTDFPGFSNDPAGDSNYFQDLDSYWLRSAMDHYERSEGESRAARFDMTHYLDNGDFFRSVKAGVRYAERNQIVRSTSYNWGHIGAEWAPNGGEGALWLSELDPEIRDDFEYVDWSDFHRGDVVAIPGDGFIFPSEQLLKDVIAGRTLPQNNPGAEGVWEPYATRDEVIPGTYFAPAEVYDTTETNKAAYVRLDFGSDASAVRYSGNIGLRYVELTRDAAGSVQFPDLIGQPYPDGAPTDLTDRGAIRKWAEDQVGPFDPALFESEQDWLDEVNTLLSYSRDANNWLSDTEKAFGNDYDENELGETAEWDGVLPSFNLKVELTDDLISRFAVSKAIALPDMSEVRNQAVLGARGLNTTRVPIDEDAPVEPGPEDSGTDILSVGDVVWTGNGGNPALQPMESIQWDASLEWYFAPVGSLTASIFYKDLKNFFIEGALPRTFTNPSTGTTQTVEFTTTRNGEEGKLQGIELAYQQFYDMLPEPFDGFGIQANYTYIDSEGIPNFSGSGIATEADPEDNPTPQPGLEAFDPAALSGLPLRGQSEHTANLVAMYEKGDWSARLAYNWRSKYLVTTRDVISGQPIWNNDAGFLDGSVTYQLTDEISIGLQGTNLANTQTETLMTLDGEGRETGRSWFVNDRRVALTVKAVF; translated from the coding sequence ATGGTTTATCGCGACAACGTTAAGAAAGGCATCACCTTCAAAAAGTCGATGCTTGCCATGTGTGTTATGGCAATGGGTTCACCCTCTTTGGCGCAAAACGCGTCTGAAGAGTCTCCTCTCCTAGAAGAAATCGTCGTCAGCGGCGTTCGCCAGAACCTGGAAAACGCCCAGGACATCAAACGCAACGCAGACACTTTTGTCGATGCCATTTCCGCAGAAGACATCGGCTCACTGCCTGACCGCAGCGTGCTCGAAGCCATGCAGCGTATGCCCGGCGTATCGATCGAGCGCTTCCAGGCCCCGGATGACCCGGATCACTTCGGTGTTGAAGGCAGTGGCGCGGTAATCCGCGGTATGAGTGCCACCCGAAGCGAGTTCAACGGTCGTGACTCCTTTACCGCCAACTCCGGTCGTGGCCTGAACTTCCAGGACGTGCCGCCGGAGCTGATGGCCGGTGTCGACCTGTACAAAAACCAGTCCGCCGACATGATTGAAGGTGGTATTGGTGGTACGGTCAGTCTGAAAACCCGTAAACCCTTCGATCAGGATGGCCAGATGATCGCCTTTACCGGCGATGTCTCCTATGGCGATATGGCCGAAGAGGCCTCCCCCACGGTATCCGCGCTGTACAGCAACCGCTGGATGACGGAGGACCTGGGTGAGTTCGGCCTTCTGGTGAACGCTTCCTACTCCGAGCTGATCGGTACCTCCCACGGTATCCAGAGTGATGCCTTCGTGAAGTACCAGGCAGCCACCCTGGGAGCGCCCGAGAGCGTTGCCATGGAAGATGGCCAAGTGTGGATGACCAACGGTTCGAACTTCTTCACCAAAGAAGATGACCGGGTCCGTCAGGGCTTTGCCGCTGCCGTTCAGTGGGCCAGCCCCGATGAAACCCTGGAAGCGACCGCCGAGTTCCTGCGCTCCGACGCCCGTCTGAGCTGGAAAGAGAATGCCGTTAAATACCAGGGTGGCTACGGTGAAGAGAATGACGATGGCACCGTGAGCGAGAGCCGTCGTGCCCGTCCGTACCCTGGCACCGAGTTTGCGTTCGACAGCGACAGCATCTTTGAATCCGGCTATATCACCGACGGTGGTGGCTGGCGCGGCGGTGAAGGCCGTGTACCCCGCGGCTGGGAAGGTGAAGGCGATGCGCCGGAAGGCTATGCCACCACCAACGATTACTTCGGTCAGAAGTTCCAGGCCGATACCCGCTACAAAGACACCCGCACCATCGTGGACGATCTGAGCTTCAACGTGAAGTGGACTCCGAGCGACGCGTGGGAATTCGAGGGTGATTTACAGTTTGTCGATGCCACCACCGAAGATGACGACCTGCAGGTTGCTAGCGGCCTGTACGCGCTGCAGAACTTCAGCCTGCTGGGTGATACGCCTCGCCTGGCCATTGTTGAACCCTGGGATGGTCGTCGCGACGCCAATCCTGAGTGGTACGACACCGATTTCCCGGGTTTCTCCAACGACCCGGCAGGCGACAGCAACTACTTCCAGGATCTGGATTCCTACTGGCTGCGTTCGGCCATGGACCACTACGAGCGCTCCGAGGGTGAATCCCGGGCTGCCCGGTTCGACATGACCCACTACCTCGACAATGGCGATTTCTTCCGCTCTGTCAAGGCCGGTGTGCGCTATGCCGAGCGTAACCAGATCGTTCGTAGCACCTCCTATAACTGGGGGCACATCGGTGCCGAGTGGGCGCCGAACGGTGGCGAAGGTGCGCTGTGGTTGTCCGAGCTCGACCCGGAAATCCGCGACGATTTTGAATATGTCGACTGGTCCGACTTCCACCGCGGTGACGTAGTGGCTATCCCCGGTGACGGCTTCATCTTCCCCTCCGAACAGTTGTTGAAAGACGTCATCGCCGGTCGTACTCTGCCCCAGAACAACCCGGGCGCCGAGGGTGTCTGGGAGCCGTATGCCACTCGTGATGAGGTGATTCCGGGCACTTATTTTGCTCCGGCAGAAGTTTATGACACCACCGAAACCAACAAAGCGGCTTATGTTCGTCTGGACTTCGGTTCCGATGCGTCTGCTGTGCGCTACAGCGGTAACATCGGTCTGCGCTATGTCGAGCTGACCCGCGATGCGGCCGGTTCGGTGCAGTTCCCTGACCTGATTGGTCAGCCGTATCCGGATGGTGCGCCAACCGATCTGACCGACCGCGGCGCCATCCGCAAGTGGGCGGAAGATCAGGTGGGACCGTTCGATCCGGCGCTGTTTGAGTCGGAACAGGACTGGCTGGATGAAGTCAACACTCTGTTGTCCTACTCCCGCGATGCCAACAACTGGTTGAGTGATACCGAGAAAGCCTTCGGTAACGACTACGATGAAAACGAGCTGGGTGAAACCGCTGAATGGGACGGTGTACTGCCAAGCTTCAACTTGAAGGTTGAGCTGACCGATGATCTGATCAGCCGCTTTGCCGTGTCCAAGGCCATTGCGCTGCCGGATATGTCGGAAGTGCGTAACCAGGCTGTGTTGGGCGCCCGTGGCTTGAACACCACCCGTGTGCCGATCGATGAAGACGCCCCGGTTGAACCCGGACCCGAAGACAGCGGTACCGACATCCTGTCAGTCGGCGATGTCGTCTGGACCGGTAACGGTGGTAACCCGGCGCTGCAGCCCATGGAGTCCATTCAGTGGGATGCCTCTCTGGAGTGGTACTTCGCACCGGTCGGTTCGTTGACTGCCAGTATCTTCTATAAAGATCTCAAGAACTTCTTTATCGAAGGTGCGCTGCCGAGAACCTTCACCAACCCGAGCACCGGAACGACTCAGACGGTTGAGTTCACCACCACCCGCAACGGTGAGGAAGGTAAGCTGCAGGGTATCGAGCTGGCTTACCAGCAGTTCTACGACATGCTGCCAGAACCGTTTGATGGCTTTGGTATCCAGGCGAACTATACCTACATTGACTCCGAAGGTATTCCGAACTTCTCTGGCAGCGGTATCGCCACCGAAGCGGACCCGGAAGATAACCCGACGCCGCAGCCTGGTCTGGAAGCATTCGATCCGGCGGCTTTGTCTGGTCTTCCCCTGCGTGGCCAGTCTGAGCACACCGCCAACCTCGTAGCGATGTACGAGAAGGGCGATTGGTCGGCGCGCCTGGCTTACAACTGGCGCTCCAAGTATCTGGTGACCACTCGTGACGTGATCAGTGGCCAGCCGATCTGGAACAACGACGCGGGCTTCCTGGATGGCTCGGTGACTTACCAGCTGACCGATGAAATCTCCATCGGCCTGCAGGGTACCAACCTGGCCAACACCCAGACGGAAACCCTGATGACACTGGATGGTGAAGGTCGCGAGACCGGCCGCTCCTGGTTCGTCAATGACCGTCGTGTGGCTCTGACCGTGAAAGCCGTGTTCTAA
- a CDS encoding NUDIX hydrolase → MANNNPSTTRPHSRVEPLNEPDNVLPGLSIDNLIFGLDHGQLKIMLVKHNVGPGKGKWALPGGFIKQNENLRDAAARLLEELTGVRDLYLEQLKTFGRVDRFPNERVVTIAYYALVSAENYTLVAGRNTSDAMWFDAKDLPELIYDHSEIVDHGLNFLRHKVCHEPIGFNLLPEKFTLLQLQELYEAILDVKLDKPNFRRKMMKMNLLAPCNEKQKGVPHRAANLYRFDSAAYERLTDKGFSFEF, encoded by the coding sequence GTGGCCAACAACAATCCATCTACTACGCGACCACACAGCCGAGTCGAACCCCTGAACGAGCCGGACAACGTTCTTCCGGGGCTTTCCATCGACAACCTGATTTTCGGCCTGGATCACGGCCAGCTCAAAATCATGCTGGTCAAGCACAATGTGGGCCCAGGCAAAGGCAAGTGGGCACTTCCCGGTGGGTTTATCAAACAGAATGAAAATCTGCGCGACGCCGCCGCCCGCCTGCTGGAAGAGCTGACCGGGGTGCGCGACCTCTACCTGGAACAGTTGAAAACCTTCGGTCGGGTGGACCGCTTCCCCAACGAGCGGGTGGTCACCATTGCCTACTACGCCCTGGTAAGCGCCGAAAACTACACCCTGGTGGCCGGCCGGAATACGTCCGACGCCATGTGGTTCGACGCCAAGGACCTGCCCGAGTTGATTTACGACCACTCCGAGATCGTCGATCACGGCCTGAACTTCCTGCGCCACAAAGTCTGCCACGAGCCCATCGGCTTCAACCTGCTGCCGGAGAAGTTCACCCTGCTGCAACTGCAGGAGCTTTACGAGGCCATCCTGGACGTCAAGCTGGACAAGCCCAACTTCCGCCGCAAGATGATGAAGATGAACCTGCTGGCACCCTGCAACGAAAAGCAGAAAGGCGTACCGCACCGGGCGGCAAACCTGTACCGGTTTGATTCGGCCGCCTATGAGCGCCTGACCGATAAAGGGTTCTCGTTCGAGTTCTGA